ACACAGCTTGCCTTGATACATCAAATACTTCAGAGATCTCTCCAAGCGAATAATCCTCTAAATAGTACATTTCCATATAATTTCGCTGTTTAGGTGTAAGTAATGCCTGATAAAAATCAAATAGATAATTCATTCTTGTCGTTTTTTCCAGCATCTTGCTACACCTCTTATCGTTAATTTATTAGATAAACGTATTTCGTGCGTCTCGCTTACGTCATTAGAAATGGCGTTTCTCACAATGATAAACTTACTTTACTCACTACAACGTAAGAATAACGAAATGAAATATATGTGTCAAGTAAACTTCCTTTATTCTTTTTCCAGTAAATCAGCAAATAAACCATAGACAAATGCATGTGCATCAAATGGGCGTAAATCATTAACGCCTTCTCCTAAACCGACAAACTTAACCGGTATTTGTAACTCATTTCGTATAGCTAAAACAATTCCACCTTTAGCCGTTCCATCTAGTTTTGTTAATACAATTCCCGTTACATCTGTTGCCTCAGCAAATATTTTAGCTTGACTTAACGCATTTTGTCCTGTTGTCGCATCCAACACAAGCAAAACTTCATGCGGTGCATGAGGAACTTCTCGTTCGATTACGCGCTTTACTTTTGCTAGTTCGTTCATTAAATTCACTTTGTTTTGCAGCCTGCCAGCGGTATCACAAATGAGAACGTCGGCTTGCTTCGATTTAGCTGATTTGATCCCATCAAATATAACAGCTGCTGGATCACTTCCGGAATTTTGTTTTACGACGTCAACACCTGTTCGCTCGCCCCAAACTTCTAATTGTTCAATCGCTCCAGCGCGAAAGGTGTCCCCAGCAGCAAGCATAACCTTCTTTCCTTCCTGCTTAAGCTGATGAGCTAGTTTACCAATTGAGGTTGTTTTCCCTACCCCGTTTACTCCTACAACCAAGATAATCGAAAGCTCACCTTCCTGAAGAGAAAGACTTTCTATTTCCTGTTCGTTATCACCATAATAAATTTCTACCAGCTTTTCAGAAATAACATCTTTCATTTCTGTCGTGTCTTTAATGTTTTGTCGTTTTACTTCCATTTTCAATTCGTCAATCAAGTCCATAACAGTAGCTACACCAGTATCAGCAGAGATTAACACCTCTTCCAATTCTTCAAAGAAGTCTTCATCCACTTTTCGATATCTAGCGAGCAAATCGTTAATTTTACTGGAAAATGTTTGCCGGCTCTTTTTCATTCCTTCTTTATACTTTTCTGATACATCTTCCGCATGTTCTTCATTTCTTTGAAACTTGTTTTTTAACTTATCCATAAAACCCATCATGCATTCCTCCTTATTGTTCCACTAATTGTTCTGTATCTTCTAAGCGGACGGATACTAACCGTGACACACCTGACTCCTGCATGGTTACACCGTATAACACATCTGCTTCTTCCATCGTACCTTTACGGTGAGTAATGACGATAAACTGCGTCTTTTCACTAAACAATTTCACATATTTGGCAAACCTCGCCACATTGGCTTCATCCAATGCAGCTTCTACTTCATCCAGTACACAAAACGGAACTGGACGAACACGTAAAATTGCAAACAATAATGCAATCGCGGTTAATGCCCGTTCTCCGCCTGATAACAGTCCGAGATGTTGCAGTTTTTTCCCTGGTGGCTGTGCAATAATATCCACCCCTGTATCAAGCAGATTTTTCGGATCGGTCAATTTTAGCTCCGCGTGCCCCCCGCCAAACAATTGCTGAAAGACATCGGCAAATGCTTCTTTAATTTGCGAGAATGTTTCACCAAAACGGTTTTTCATTTCTTCATCCATTTCACTGATTACTTGATGAAGGGTTTGCTTTGCTTCAACAAGATCTGTTTGTTGTTCTTTTAAGAAGCTATATCGCTCATTAATACGCTCATATTCATCAATAGCTCCTAAATTTACCGTTCCTAATTGTTCGATTTGCTGTTTCAACTGTGTAACGGAAGCTTGGGCAGCCTGTTTATCTTTTGCTTTTTCGTACATTTGCTGGGCCTTTTCATATGTCATCAAATACTCACTCTGCAAATGGTTTAGTAAATTCTCAAGCTCCACATCGATTCGATTGGACTGAACTTCCTTCTGATTTAAAGTTCGTCTAAGTTCATCCAACTGCTTGTGAATCAGCTTTAGTTCCTGTTCTTGATCTTGAATCTGTTTGGAGCGAGTAGTACGTTCTGTACGTATTTTTTCAATAGAAGCAGTTATTTCCTGCTTAGCTCTAGATTGTTGCCTAATCATATCATCTATTTGTTCCTCTGATTCGTTTGCTTCTTGGAATTCTACTAGGTTTTTCCATTCTTCGACATATTGGTCATATTCATGTTGAAGTTCTGTAAGTTGTTCTTGTACTTGCTTTGTTTTTTCACGCTGGTTTCTTACCCGTTCATCTTGCTCTGCCAATAAAACTTGCTTTTGGTGTAATTCTTCCTGCAGTTTTTCTTTATTATTTTTCAGCTCCGTTTGCTGTTTGTTTAAATCCTGAATTTCTTGTTCAATTTCTTTTGCTTGCTGATCTAACTGAATTAGCTCTTTCTCAAGAAGCATCTTGCGGTTCGCTAGGTCGTCACGATCCTCTGTATGCTGCCGCTTATCTTGATCATAGATACGTAATCGATCATTTAAAGCATGTAGCTTCATTTCCAATTCACGAAAATCTGTCTGCATTTGTTGTAGCTGCTTTTGCTCAGCTTGCAACGTTGTTTCTTCCGTTTTTAACTGCTCTTCTAAAACTTGAATTTGTCGTTTTTGGCGCTGGACATTTTTTTCGAATTCCAATATCTTTTTGTCAAAAGCTTGTAATTTTGCAGTCATTTCTTCAAGCTCTTTTTCACGTGTAAATAGAGATTGATTCGTTTTTTTCTTCGCCCCCCCAGACATAGATCCACCGGGGTTAACTACATCGCCATCCAGTGTAACTATACGATAACGTCTGGAAGACAAAGCTGCTAGCTCATTGGCATCTTTTAATGTTTTAGCAATGACGACATGACCCATTAAATGGTTAATGGCTTTGCGGTAAACGGCATCTGTCTGAATAAGTTCAGCAGCGATTCCGACATAACCAGCATGCCCGATTAGTTTTCTTTTTATATCATTTGGAATAAACCGTTCCTGGATAGAAGAGAGTGGCAAAAATGTTGCTCTGCCGTTATTGGTTTGCTTCAACCAGGAAATAGATTGCCTCGCAGAACGCTCATCTTTTACAACAATATGCTGCGCTTGCCCCCCGAGTACTGTCTCCATGGCAGTAATATATGCCTTGGGAACATCCATTAATTCGATAATCGCTCCGTATACACCAGAAAGCTTCTTTTCTTCTCTCGCTTTTAAAACAGCTTTAACTCCTTGAAAAAAGCCTTGAAAGTCTTCTTTCATTTCCTCCAGCATTTCTTTTTTCGATTTGATTTTTTCTATATACTGATACCCTTGATACAATTTGGTTTGAGCTTCTTGAAAAGCATGACGCTCTCGTTCTAATGATTGCTTGATGGATTGGATGTTTTTTTCTTTTTGGGTGCATGTTTGCTTTTGCTGTTCAACATCAGGTGTGAGCCGCTTCACTTTTTCTAGTAATTCTTCTCTATCATGAATCAGTCCAGCAAATTTTTCCGATTGCTTCTCTGTTATAGCAGCTACCTGCTGTAGGCGTTCTTCCAACGTTTGTTTTTCATTGCGTTTAGCAGCTTGCTCATTTAAGCACTCAATATAATCTGATTTCCGATCTTCTATCTTTTCGGCTAGATCCGCATTCCCTAAACGGAGCTTACTTTCTAACTGTTTAACAGATTGTTCTGTTGCTTTTTTTGCTGTTTGCAAATCAGCCAAATGTTTCTTTTCTTGCACAAATACATCATGTAACTGCCCTATTCGTACAGAGGTTTGATTTTTTTGGGCACCTAGCTTTGCCTTGTTTTCGAAAAAATGCTTGGAACGCTCAAGAAACAACTGTTTTTTTCCCTCATATTTCTCTAATGTTTGCGTTACAGTTAATAAATCTGCTTGCAATTGTTCGAATTGTTGATCCATTTGTTGCAGTGAGTGACGTTCCTTGTCTTGCTCCTTTTCTTTCTGATCCAATTTATGCTGTACACTTTGCTGTTTATCTTTCAACTGATCTATTTCTTTTAATAATGATTGCCACTCTGTATGAAGACGTTCAATTTCTGCTAGCAAGTAAGTAATCTCTGTTTCCTTTAATTGATCTTTGAACACCTGATATTGACGTGCTATTTCTGCTTGTTCTTGCAATGGTTGGATTTGTTGTTCAATTTCATGAATAATATCTTCAACACGGTTTAAATTTTCTTGTGTCTCAGCGAGCTTATATTCTGCCTTTTTCTTTCGTTGTTTATATTTTAAAACACCTGCAGCTTCTTCAAATATGGTTCTTCTTTCTTCAGCCTTGGAGCTTAGTATTTCTTCTACTTTCCCTTGACTAATAATCGAAAAAGCTTCCCTGCCTAGCCCAGAATCCATAAATAAATGGACAATATCTTTTAACCGACAGGACTGGTTATTAATATAGTACTCACTATCTCCGGAACGATAGACGCGTCTCGTTACACTTACCTCGTCATAATCTAATGGTAGAAGCTGATCATGATTATCGAGAACTAACGTTACTTCAGCAACATTTAACGGCTTACGCGTATCACTCCCTTGAAAAATGATATCTTCCATTTTAGAGCCGCGCAGCGATTTCGCTGATTGTTCACCAAGCACCCAACGGATAGCGTCCGTTATATTACTTTTACCACTTCCATTTGGTCCTACAACTGCGGTTACACCAGGAACAAAATCAACGTTTATTCGTTTAGCAAACGATTTAAAGCCTACGCTTTCTAATCTTTTCAAATACATCCGACATTTCTCCTAATTAACGAAAGAATATGTATATTATCATACTCTATACTACTAATAAATTTTTGAGCTGAGACAAACGTAAAACCCGAACTATCTAGAAATGGTGGATAATGCATATAACCCTTCTCCGGATATAAACTTCGCACACCTTAGATCGGCTAGTGAGCGTCCTCTTGCAACGCACTATCGGGACGCGCGGATGCCTTTTTACCGTTTAGTTTCAAAGCTACCAGCGCGTCATCTGTCTTCAGAGTTGACTGTATAGTTTCCTATACAATAAAAAAACGGTTGGCATTTTACCGCATTTATTTTATCATAAATGTAATGGTAAAAGAAGTTTAGAACGTGACATGCAGAATAAAGGAGCTGGCAAATAATGAGTTTAGAGTACCCCTCACAAGAAAACTTAAAAATATTACTAGATGAAATTGCAGATCATCTGTCTGTTGTAAACCGTACCATTATGGACGCAGAGGATTATGATCTGGATAAATATGATGAACTAAAATCGTTGTATGATATGATAAAGCGAAAGGGACATCTCAGTATGCTAGAAACGCAAGCATTCATTGAAGAATTAAGAAACATTCGTAAATAAGTATGAAAGCGAAGTTGTCTTGTTCAAGCAGCTGTCGGTACTACTAAAAGAATAACTTCACCGAGTATGGTCTAGATGCAGGTATATATGATGAAAGCAAGTTACCATAAATGATCTAGGAAAGAAAATAGCAAAAGGCTGTAAAAATGGTACAGCCTTTTGCTATTGTTTATATTTATCTAAAGCAGCTTTTGCCGCTCGCTGTTCTGCTTCCTTCTTTGTTCTGCCTATTCCGGAACCGTACACTTCCCCCTGAATAAAAGCTTTTGCTATAAATTCCTTATCATGAGACGGTCCTCGTTCCTCGACAATTTTATACTCCACTGAACGATGCTTTACTTGTTGAATTAATTCTTGTAATTGACTTTTATAATCCATCGCATGCGAAAAAGCACCATTTGTTATTTTCGGAAACACGTGTTCTTCCAAGAATTGTATCGTTGTATCAAATCCCTGATCTAAATAAAGCGCGCCTAAAAACGCTTCAAACACATCTGCCAGCAGAGCATCTCGGTCACGCCCTCCTGTCTGTTCTTCACCTTTACCCAGTAAAATATACGTCCCAAAGTGTAAGCCACGTGCGAAGCTGGCTAGCGAAGGTTCACAAACGATAGCCGCTCGTAATTTCGTCATTTCTCCTTCTGGCATTTGTTTATTTGTTCGAAATAAATATTGAGATACGCCTAACTCCAATACAGCATCTCCTAAAAATTCCAGCCTTTCATTATCCGAAATAACTTTATGACGATGCTCATTCACATAAGATGAATGAGTAAATGCTTGCATGATCAGCGAGGGATTACGAAAATGAAGACCTAATTGTTTTTCTATTTGGACAACATTCATGAATGGCACCTCAGTTTAATTGATCTAATATACAGAAAGCCTCGTTATGACGAGACTTTCATCCGCTATACTGTTAACCTTGTAAATTATTTATGTAGTTAACAGCATCACCTACTGTATTAATTTTTTCCGCTTCTTCATCAGCAATTTCCATGTCAAATTCGTCCTCAAGTTCCATAACAAGTTCGACAACATCTAATGAATCAGCTTCTAAGTCTTCTTTAAAAGAAGCTTCCATCGTTACTTTTGATTCGTCGACATCAAGACGGTCCACAATAATTGCTTTTACACGATCAAATACATCTGCCATATCCAGTCACCCCCTTTCAAGTAAAATATAGTACAAAACAGATGCTACATTACCATTCCGCCATCGATATGGATCGTTTGCCCAGTAATATAATCCGCATCCTCACTAGCTAGGAATCGAACGACTTTCGCTACATCCTCCGGTGCTCCTAGCCTTTGCAACGGGATCATTGTCAACATATCTTTATGCTGTTCTTCCGACAATGCATCCGTCATATCAGTAGAAATAAAACCTGGAGCTACTGCATTAACATGAATATTTCTGGAAGCCAATTCTTTTGCAGTTGTCTTTGTTAAACCAATGACACCTGCTTTTGCAGCTACATAGTTTGCTTGACCAGGGTTACCACTTACTCCGACAATCGAAGCAACGTTAATGATTTTTCCAGAGCGTTGTTTCATCATCTGTCTCGTAACTGCTTTTGTACAGATAAATACGCCTTTTAGGTTTGTATTAATCACTTCATCGAATTCTGCTTCCTTCATTCTCATAAGTAAATTATCCCGCGTTATTCCAGCATTATTCACAAGGATATCCAATGTGCCAAATTGTGAAACTACTTCCTTTGTCATTGCTTTGACATCTACTTCATCTGCTACATCCGCTTGGATTTTAACAGCTTGTCTGCCAAGCTGTTGAATTTCATTCACAACAGCCTCTGCTTTTGCTTCACTTCCCGCGTAATTGACCGCCACATTTGCACCTTGCTTCGCTAATTCGAGTGCGATGGCACGTCCTATACCTCTGGAAGCTCCTGTAACCAGTGCATTTTTTCCAGTTAACATTAGCCTTCCCCCTTAAACCAAGAAATAAATTCATTTAGCGAGTCAACATCTTGTACGGTAAAAGTTTTCATGTTTCGATCAATTTTTCTAACTAGTCCACTTAAAACTTTTCCGTTTCCTATTTCTACAAAAGCATCCACATCATGCTGCATCATGTTTCGAATTGATTCCTCAAAACGAACAGGAGAATAAAGCTGCTTTACTAGTAAATCCTTTATCTCATTATGCTCTCTTACTGGTTGAGCAGAAACATTAGCATAGACTGGAATCGCAGTATCGTTAATTGTTACTTGGTTTAAATACGCAGCAAAAGATTCATTGGCTGCTTGCATTAACCGGGAATGAAATGGTCCACTAACGTTTAAAGGTAAAACACGTTTCGCTCCATTCGCTTTCAATATTTCAGCAGCTTGCTCGACACCTTTTACAGAACCGGAAATAACGATTTGACCTGGGCAGTTCAAATTCGCCATGTCAACTACTTCTTCCTTCACTTCTGCTAATGAAGCTTGAACAGCTTGCTCATCTAAACCGAGAACAGCGGCCATCGTTCCTTGCCCTTTTGGAAAAGCTTCTTCCATTAATTTTCCACGAGTAGCTACCAATGGGAGTGCTTCATCAAACGCAATCGCCCCAGAAGCAACGAGAGCGCTATATTCTCCAAGACTATGACCAACCGTCATGATTGGCTGCACCTCGTGCTTTAAAAGTTGAGTGTGTATAGCTGTACTTATTAATAACAGTGCCGGTTGGGCATACTCGGTTGCAGTTAACTGTTCTTTAGGTCCATTAAATATAATTTGGCTTAAATTTGTCTGTAACAGTTCATCTGCTTCATGGAATAATTGTTTCACTTCAGGGTAGGTGTTATACATTTCCCTTCCCATGCCTACTTCTTGAGACCCTTGTCCTGGAAACATAAACGCTACTTTTTTCATTGTTCTTCCCCCTTCGCTATATGTATCGACTCGATGGTTGATTGGATTGTTTCTGTAATTTGGTTTTCTACCATATAGCGTGCTTGCTTAATTGCGTTGGTTATCGCTCGTTGATCTGAAGAACCATGTGCCTTAATAACTGGAGCTTGCAGGCCAAATAAACCCGCGCCGCCATATTCCGAATAATCTAATTTTGTTTTCAATGCTGTTAAATCTTTCTTTAACATACTAGCCGCTAGTTTACTTTTAGTGGAAGCGGTTAATGTCTGTTTTAACATGGAAAAAATGGAGCCAGCTGTTCCTTCAATGGTTTTGAGGGCAATATTTCCTGTAAAACCATCGGTAACAACAACATCAGCAACCCGATTTAACAAGTCCCTCGCTTCGACATTACCCACAAAATGAATCGGAGCTTCTTGCAGTAACTGAAAAGTCTTCTTCGTTAATTCAGATCCCTTTCCGTCCTCTGTTCCAACGTTTAATAAACCTACTTTGGGGCGTTCGATAGAGCGGACTCTACTTGCGTAAATGGAACCCATGATAGCATATTGAAGCAAGTGGTTCGGTCTTGCATCCACATTGGCACCAACATCCAAAAATAAAAACCCTTGTCCATCCAGCGTAGGCAGCGTCGGGCTCAAAGCAGGGCGTTCAATGCCTTTAATTCTCCCGATTACGAACAAGCCTGCACTCATCAAAGCTCCAGTATTTCCGGCAGAAATACAAGCATCTGCTTTTCCTTGCTTCACCTCATTCGCTGTTAAGACTAATGAAGATTGTTTTTTTCTTCTGACTGCCCGAACAGGCTCGTCCTCTGCTGTGATTATTTCCGTTGTATGTAAAATGCTAACTCGCTCATGATCGCTTGCATATTTTTTTATTTTTGATTCATCGCCGACTAACGTAATGTGTAGATCTTTCATTTCAGAGACAGCTTTCATGGCACCGAGCACTACCGACTCCGGTGCATGATCGCCCCCCATGGCATCAATAGCTATTCTCATTTAGTCTGCTCCTTTGTGCTGATTCGATTGATACATATGGAAATCACCTGTAAATACTAATTCATTTTCTACAAAACTGTTCACATGAACAAGCGTCAATCCCTTTTCTTTCCCTTTTACTACAGCTTTTGCTATGACACGTTCGCCTTCTTTTACTTGTCTTGTGAATTTCAGTTCTGATTTAGCTGTTAAAGCCAATTCATCATTTAATACCGCAACAGCCAATGAGTTCGCCTGGGCAAACAAATGATGCCCTCGAGCGATTTTATTACGAGAAAACACATGCTCCTGACGAATATCTAGTATCGAAATAGCCCGTTCGTCTAATTCCAAATCAATCACTTCGCCGATCACTTCTTCAAGTGGCAATGCTTTAACCATTTCATTCCACTGCTCCGTCGCTACGGACTTAATACGTTGACGCAACTCAGGAATGGACAATTCCATCCGGTCGAGACGAATTGTTTGAATACTTACATCAAACTGCTTGGCTAACTCTTCATCTGTTATAAACGGCGTTTGCTCAATAGTTTCTTTTAATAAGCGCTGACGTTCAGCCTTTGGTCGTTTCATGACTGCACCATCCATATAGAATTATACATTACTCTTTTAGAAGTTGTTCAAAAAAGCTTGGTACCATTACGTAAAATTGCTTCATTTGCTAGTTTTAGTACTAGATGGACGTAAAGAATGCTTACTCTTGCATGATGCAGTTCAGAGAAGATGTCTTTATAGCAGAGCTTCTCATACACTGCCCTCCATCTAACCAATAGGACAAATACTCCTGTTAAAGTCCGTTACTACAGCCTTCCGTATCAGCAAAGCATACGACAGCAGCATACTTTACAGGATAAAGAAACATTGGCAGCAGTATGCAGCGTTTTTCAAGAATTGATGCTCTAACGCAATATTCTTTTTTGAACATAAATTTCACATGATGTAATTATGACTTGCTCCTAATAGTAATATATAATACCACACCTGTTTATGCAAACATTTATTAATCCAATTTTTCATCGGTTTGGAAATTATTTTCTACATATTGGAGAAGTGCCTGATATTCTTTGGTTTCCAATAAATCATTATCAATAATTTCCTGCGCATCTTTCCTGGCTGTTTCTAAAGCACGATAATCATGAACCATGTCAGCTACTTTAAATTCTGGCAGTCCACTTTGTTTTTTACCAAAAAAATCGCCTGGTCCACGCAATTGCAGATCCTGTTCCGATAAAGCAAAGCCATCCGTCGTTTCTGCCATAATGCGCATGCGCTCTTTCCCAGTCTCGCCTTTGGGATCGGCAATTAAAATACAATAGCTCTGTTTCTCCCCCCTGCCTACTCTGCCACGTAATTGATGCAACTGAGATAAGCCAAATCGCTCCGCATCATAAATCATCATAATGGTTGCGTTAGGAACGTTTACGCCCACTTCCACAACTGTGGTCGAAACAAGCAAGTGAATCTCATTATTTGCGAATTGTTTCATAACGGTATCCTTTTCTTCAGCCGATAGCCTTCCATGCATTAAGCCGATATGAATGGACGCTGGAAAATATGCCCGTAGATCATGGTATACATCTACTGCGTTTTGAATATCCAATTTGTCTGATTCTTCTATCAGCGGGCAAATGACATACGCTTGCTCACCAGAAACAATATGCTTACCGACAAACTGCAATACACGATCCAGCATCGATTCTTTAACCCAATACGTTTCGATTTCTTTTCTACCTACTGGCATCTGATCAATAACAGAGACATCCATATCTCCAAATGCAGTAATTGCCAAAGTTCGAGGAATTGGCGTAGCTGTCATAAACAAAACGTCTGGATACAAACCTTTTTCTCTTAAAACCCGTCTTTGCTCTACCCCAAATCGGTGTTGCTCATCCACAATAACAAATCCCAGATCGGCAAATTGCACATCGTCTTGAATCAATGCATGTGTCCCGACAACAATATCAAGTTGATGAGTAGAAATTTGTTCCAGTCGTTCTCTCCGCTTTTTCCCTTTAACAGAACCAGTAAGTAAGGTGATGGAAGCTCTATCTCCAAACAGTTCAGTTAGCGATTGGTAATGTTGTTCTGCCAATATTTCGGTTGGAACCATTAAAGCACTTTGCTTTCCAGCTGTAACAGAAGCATACAAACAAATTGCTGCTACAGCTGTTTTACCGGAACCAACATCACCTTGTAATAAACGGTTCATCCGATAAGGAGATGCCATATCCGCTAAAATCTGATGAAGTGCAGATTGCTGTGCATCTGTTAACGTAAATGGGAAACTATCCATAAATGCCTTCACACGTAGCTGATCGTATTGCTGGACATTACCAGTGGTTGCTTCACGTTTCCATTTTCGTAACAATTGCATCTTTAATTGAAATACTAAGAACTCTTCATAAATAAACCGTCTCCGCGCATGCTTCAATGCAATCCGGCTTTTGGGCATATGCATAGTCTGATAGGCTTCTTTACGACTTGGTAATTTGTATGCTGTTAAAAAAGGCGCTGGCAGTATTTCATCAATAGCGGCTGCATAGCTAGCCAATGCCTGTTGGATGGCCTTCTTTAATTTTGTTGGTGACAGCTCCCCTTTAGCGGGATAAACGGGCTGCATTTCATCTTGCTGGGAAGCAGGGCCTTTTTTATAAGTACTCACAGTGATTTGCAGTCGGTGTGCATCCCATTTCCCCACTAGAGTCACAGTATCTCCACTATGAATATGTTTTTTAGCAAACGCTCTGTTAAAAATAACTGCTTTTACAGCAACTTGTTCTACCTCTAGCGTGAATGTTAAACGCGATTTTTGCTTTCCATAAAAAGTAAGAGAAGGATCATGAATTACCCTTCCCTCAATCGTAACCTTATCGTCGTGTATGAGCTCACTCAGAGGTTTTATTTCGAACACATCATATCGATACGGAAAATAATTCAGTAGCTCTTCTACTGTATGAATTCCGATCTGAGCAAAATCCTCGCCCATTTTTTCCCCGACACCTTTCACGTGAGTAACAGGATCGGATAACATGTAACATCACTCTTTCTTAGCTTGATAATCCTAGCAATTTATCTTTTAACCATCGGCCGGTTGGTGTATCCGCCAAACCGCCCTCTCCTGTTTCTCGCAAACTGGAAGGCATTTGTTTACCAATTCGATACATCGCACCGATCACTTCGTCGCA
This genomic interval from Virgibacillus pantothenticus contains the following:
- the ftsY gene encoding signal recognition particle-docking protein FtsY, giving the protein MGFMDKLKNKFQRNEEHAEDVSEKYKEGMKKSRQTFSSKINDLLARYRKVDEDFFEELEEVLISADTGVATVMDLIDELKMEVKRQNIKDTTEMKDVISEKLVEIYYGDNEQEIESLSLQEGELSIILVVGVNGVGKTTSIGKLAHQLKQEGKKVMLAAGDTFRAGAIEQLEVWGERTGVDVVKQNSGSDPAAVIFDGIKSAKSKQADVLICDTAGRLQNKVNLMNELAKVKRVIEREVPHAPHEVLLVLDATTGQNALSQAKIFAEATDVTGIVLTKLDGTAKGGIVLAIRNELQIPVKFVGLGEGVNDLRPFDAHAFVYGLFADLLEKE
- the smc gene encoding chromosome segregation protein SMC, with translation MYLKRLESVGFKSFAKRINVDFVPGVTAVVGPNGSGKSNITDAIRWVLGEQSAKSLRGSKMEDIIFQGSDTRKPLNVAEVTLVLDNHDQLLPLDYDEVSVTRRVYRSGDSEYYINNQSCRLKDIVHLFMDSGLGREAFSIISQGKVEEILSSKAEERRTIFEEAAGVLKYKQRKKKAEYKLAETQENLNRVEDIIHEIEQQIQPLQEQAEIARQYQVFKDQLKETEITYLLAEIERLHTEWQSLLKEIDQLKDKQQSVQHKLDQKEKEQDKERHSLQQMDQQFEQLQADLLTVTQTLEKYEGKKQLFLERSKHFFENKAKLGAQKNQTSVRIGQLHDVFVQEKKHLADLQTAKKATEQSVKQLESKLRLGNADLAEKIEDRKSDYIECLNEQAAKRNEKQTLEERLQQVAAITEKQSEKFAGLIHDREELLEKVKRLTPDVEQQKQTCTQKEKNIQSIKQSLERERHAFQEAQTKLYQGYQYIEKIKSKKEMLEEMKEDFQGFFQGVKAVLKAREEKKLSGVYGAIIELMDVPKAYITAMETVLGGQAQHIVVKDERSARQSISWLKQTNNGRATFLPLSSIQERFIPNDIKRKLIGHAGYVGIAAELIQTDAVYRKAINHLMGHVVIAKTLKDANELAALSSRRYRIVTLDGDVVNPGGSMSGGAKKKTNQSLFTREKELEEMTAKLQAFDKKILEFEKNVQRQKRQIQVLEEQLKTEETTLQAEQKQLQQMQTDFRELEMKLHALNDRLRIYDQDKRQHTEDRDDLANRKMLLEKELIQLDQQAKEIEQEIQDLNKQQTELKNNKEKLQEELHQKQVLLAEQDERVRNQREKTKQVQEQLTELQHEYDQYVEEWKNLVEFQEANESEEQIDDMIRQQSRAKQEITASIEKIRTERTTRSKQIQDQEQELKLIHKQLDELRRTLNQKEVQSNRIDVELENLLNHLQSEYLMTYEKAQQMYEKAKDKQAAQASVTQLKQQIEQLGTVNLGAIDEYERINERYSFLKEQQTDLVEAKQTLHQVISEMDEEMKNRFGETFSQIKEAFADVFQQLFGGGHAELKLTDPKNLLDTGVDIIAQPPGKKLQHLGLLSGGERALTAIALLFAILRVRPVPFCVLDEVEAALDEANVARFAKYVKLFSEKTQFIVITHRKGTMEEADVLYGVTMQESGVSRLVSVRLEDTEQLVEQ
- a CDS encoding DUF1128 domain-containing protein encodes the protein MSLEYPSQENLKILLDEIADHLSVVNRTIMDAEDYDLDKYDELKSLYDMIKRKGHLSMLETQAFIEELRNIRK
- the rnc gene encoding ribonuclease III — encoded protein: MNVVQIEKQLGLHFRNPSLIMQAFTHSSYVNEHRHKVISDNERLEFLGDAVLELGVSQYLFRTNKQMPEGEMTKLRAAIVCEPSLASFARGLHFGTYILLGKGEEQTGGRDRDALLADVFEAFLGALYLDQGFDTTIQFLEEHVFPKITNGAFSHAMDYKSQLQELIQQVKHRSVEYKIVEERGPSHDKEFIAKAFIQGEVYGSGIGRTKKEAEQRAAKAALDKYKQ
- the acpP gene encoding acyl carrier protein produces the protein MADVFDRVKAIIVDRLDVDESKVTMEASFKEDLEADSLDVVELVMELEDEFDMEIADEEAEKINTVGDAVNYINNLQG
- the fabG gene encoding 3-oxoacyl-[acyl-carrier-protein] reductase, encoding MLTGKNALVTGASRGIGRAIALELAKQGANVAVNYAGSEAKAEAVVNEIQQLGRQAVKIQADVADEVDVKAMTKEVVSQFGTLDILVNNAGITRDNLLMRMKEAEFDEVINTNLKGVFICTKAVTRQMMKQRSGKIINVASIVGVSGNPGQANYVAAKAGVIGLTKTTAKELASRNIHVNAVAPGFISTDMTDALSEEQHKDMLTMIPLQRLGAPEDVAKVVRFLASEDADYITGQTIHIDGGMVM
- the fabD gene encoding ACP S-malonyltransferase, with protein sequence MKKVAFMFPGQGSQEVGMGREMYNTYPEVKQLFHEADELLQTNLSQIIFNGPKEQLTATEYAQPALLLISTAIHTQLLKHEVQPIMTVGHSLGEYSALVASGAIAFDEALPLVATRGKLMEEAFPKGQGTMAAVLGLDEQAVQASLAEVKEEVVDMANLNCPGQIVISGSVKGVEQAAEILKANGAKRVLPLNVSGPFHSRLMQAANESFAAYLNQVTINDTAIPVYANVSAQPVREHNEIKDLLVKQLYSPVRFEESIRNMMQHDVDAFVEIGNGKVLSGLVRKIDRNMKTFTVQDVDSLNEFISWFKGEG
- the plsX gene encoding phosphate acyltransferase PlsX codes for the protein MRIAIDAMGGDHAPESVVLGAMKAVSEMKDLHITLVGDESKIKKYASDHERVSILHTTEIITAEDEPVRAVRRKKQSSLVLTANEVKQGKADACISAGNTGALMSAGLFVIGRIKGIERPALSPTLPTLDGQGFLFLDVGANVDARPNHLLQYAIMGSIYASRVRSIERPKVGLLNVGTEDGKGSELTKKTFQLLQEAPIHFVGNVEARDLLNRVADVVVTDGFTGNIALKTIEGTAGSIFSMLKQTLTASTKSKLAASMLKKDLTALKTKLDYSEYGGAGLFGLQAPVIKAHGSSDQRAITNAIKQARYMVENQITETIQSTIESIHIAKGEEQ